One window from the genome of Xenorhabdus bovienii SS-2004 encodes:
- the hemF gene encoding oxygen-dependent coproporphyrinogen oxidase, with amino-acid sequence MNIPNISQVKNFFLSLQDEICKQLERLDGHSNFMEECWQREEGGGGRSRVLKAGNVFEQAGVNFSHITGASLPPSASAHRPELAGRSYQALGVSLVIHPLNPYIPTSHANVRFFIAEKEGEAPVWWFGGGFDLTPYYGFKEDAIHWHTVAKTLCQPFGNNVYPEYKKWCDDYFFIKHRNEPRGIGGLFYDDLNTPDFETCFNFTQAVGNGFLAAYLPIVERRKNINWGEREREFQLYRRGRYVEFNLVWDRGTLFGLQSGGRTESILMSMPPLVRWEYNHSPEPNSPEAEFYTSFLIKKDWI; translated from the coding sequence ATGAATATACCTAACATATCCCAAGTTAAGAATTTTTTCCTCTCATTACAGGATGAAATCTGCAAACAACTTGAGCGACTTGATGGTCACTCCAATTTTATGGAAGAGTGCTGGCAGCGGGAAGAAGGCGGTGGTGGTCGCAGTCGCGTATTAAAGGCAGGCAACGTTTTTGAACAGGCTGGCGTGAATTTCTCCCATATCACTGGGGCTTCACTTCCTCCATCAGCAAGCGCCCACCGTCCTGAATTAGCAGGTCGTAGCTATCAAGCACTGGGCGTTTCCCTTGTTATCCACCCACTCAATCCCTATATTCCGACTAGTCATGCCAATGTTCGCTTTTTTATTGCGGAAAAAGAAGGGGAAGCACCAGTATGGTGGTTTGGTGGTGGTTTTGATCTCACTCCTTATTACGGCTTCAAAGAAGATGCCATTCATTGGCATACCGTCGCCAAAACATTATGCCAACCTTTTGGCAACAATGTTTATCCTGAATATAAAAAATGGTGTGATGATTATTTCTTTATAAAACACCGTAATGAACCACGCGGAATTGGTGGATTATTTTATGACGACTTAAATACCCCTGATTTTGAAACTTGTTTTAACTTTACGCAAGCTGTCGGTAATGGTTTTTTGGCCGCGTATTTGCCTATTGTAGAAAGAAGGAAAAATATAAACTGGGGAGAACGCGAAAGAGAATTCCAATTATATCGACGTGGCCGTTACGTTGAATTTAATTTAGTTTGGGACAGAGGAACATTATTTGGCCTGCAAAGCGGTGGACGCACTGAATCAATATTAATGTCCATGCCGCCATTAGTACGTTGGGAATATAATCATTCTCCTGAGCCAAACTCTCCAGAAGCTGAATTTTACACCTCCTTTCTAATAAAAAAAGATTGGATATGA
- a CDS encoding M4 family metallopeptidase produces MKNNEINRYSLIPPFVLEHISSDCDECSNHYVLKTLDHVHHLMNISIGEELLQQENEVEFDDELNRTIYDAEYEEIFPGDRVARREGMPESEDVAVNEAYEYLGKTHEFYKKVFGRNSLDNKGIKLVATVHYGQNYMNAFWSRKQMVFGDGDKSGKYFNRFTSAIDVIAHELTHGVIESEARLFYAYQSGALNESISDVFGIMVKQYFDKQKASESDWLIGKGLLGSKFNPDNKPDVALRTFVNPGTAFSGDKQVGHMDQYKELPFTKDNGGVHIYSGIPNRAFYLLAVELGGYSWERAGKIWYETLLDERLSSDANFDDFAELTIKNAEKLFDKEISDIVNNCWSKVGIIIPTK; encoded by the coding sequence ATGAAAAATAATGAAATCAACAGATATAGCTTAATCCCTCCATTTGTTTTAGAACACATCTCTAGCGATTGTGATGAGTGCTCTAATCATTATGTACTAAAAACATTAGATCATGTTCATCACTTAATGAATATCTCTATTGGAGAAGAGCTTTTACAACAGGAAAATGAAGTAGAATTTGATGATGAATTAAATCGAACTATCTACGATGCAGAATATGAAGAGATATTTCCAGGTGATAGGGTAGCACGACGCGAAGGTATGCCTGAGAGTGAGGATGTTGCTGTCAATGAAGCCTATGAGTATCTCGGTAAGACCCATGAATTCTACAAAAAAGTTTTTGGCCGTAATTCACTCGATAACAAAGGCATCAAGCTAGTCGCAACTGTACATTATGGTCAAAACTACATGAATGCATTTTGGTCTAGAAAACAGATGGTTTTTGGCGATGGAGATAAAAGTGGAAAATATTTCAATCGCTTCACTTCTGCCATTGATGTTATAGCACATGAATTAACGCATGGTGTGATTGAGAGTGAAGCACGACTTTTTTATGCTTATCAATCTGGCGCGTTAAATGAATCCATCTCAGATGTGTTTGGTATTATGGTAAAACAGTACTTCGATAAACAAAAAGCCAGTGAATCCGATTGGCTTATCGGAAAAGGACTACTTGGATCTAAGTTTAATCCAGACAATAAACCGGATGTTGCCTTACGTACATTTGTAAATCCGGGAACGGCTTTTTCCGGAGACAAGCAAGTTGGTCATATGGATCAATATAAAGAGCTACCGTTCACAAAGGACAATGGCGGAGTTCATATATATTCTGGTATTCCTAACAGAGCCTTTTATCTACTGGCAGTGGAGCTCGGTGGTTATTCATGGGAACGTGCAGGTAAAATCTGGTATGAAACGTTACTCGACGAACGTTTATCTTCAGATGCCAATTTTGATGATTTTGCAGAATTAACCATTAAAAACGCTGAAAAATTATTTGATAAAGAAATTTCAGATATCGTGAATAATTGCTGGAGCAAAGTTGGGATTATCATTCCAACAAAATAA
- a CDS encoding protealysin propeptide domain-containing protein: protein MRNSKIDKYNIIPPYLLEYIANNCDENDRECVIRTLKHVNNTMKNSAKEEEALHPEDNLSTDNKKINKPDKLQ, encoded by the coding sequence ATGCGTAATAGTAAAATAGACAAGTACAATATCATTCCTCCCTATCTACTGGAATATATTGCCAATAATTGTGATGAAAATGACAGGGAATGTGTGATAAGGACGTTAAAACATGTTAATAATACAATGAAAAATTCAGCTAAAGAAGAGGAGGCGTTACATCCGGAAGATAATTTATCAACTGATAATAAAAAGATAAATAAACCTGACAAGTTGCAATAA
- the der gene encoding ribosome biogenesis GTPase Der, translating to MIPVVALVGRPNVGKSTLFNRLTRTRDALVADFPGLTRDRKYGRAEVEGQEFIIIDTGGIDGTEDGVETHMAAQSLMAIEEADIVLFMVDARSGMMPADHAIAKHLRSREKATFLVANKTDGIDTDTAIPEFYSLGLGDIYSIAASHGRGVTQLIEHVLLPFSEKEKTEEVELTEEEANAAYWSEIEQAELEAAEEEEKEAVFDPTTLPLKLAIVGRPNVGKSTLTNRILGEERVVVYDMPGTTRDSIYIPMERDGREYILIDTAGVRKRGKVTETVEKFSVIKTLQAIEDANVVLLIVDAREGVSDQDLSLLGFILNSGRSLVIAVNKWDGMSQEDRDHVKDMLDLRLGFVDFARVHFISALHGSGVGNLFDSILEAYESATHRVSTSMLTRIMHMAEEDHQPPMIRGRRVKMKYAHAGGYNPPIVVIHGNQVTNLPDSYKRYLMNYFRRSLKVMGTPIRIQFKEGTNPYADKKNTLTATQLRKRKRLMSHLKKR from the coding sequence ATGATACCTGTTGTTGCGCTGGTTGGGCGCCCGAATGTCGGAAAATCCACCTTATTTAACCGTTTAACCCGAACCCGAGATGCGTTGGTAGCGGATTTCCCTGGTTTGACCCGTGATCGTAAATATGGACGGGCAGAGGTTGAAGGGCAGGAATTCATCATCATTGATACCGGTGGTATCGATGGTACAGAAGATGGCGTAGAAACGCATATGGCTGCGCAATCTTTGATGGCAATTGAAGAAGCGGATATCGTCCTGTTTATGGTCGATGCCAGATCCGGAATGATGCCAGCCGATCATGCGATTGCAAAACATCTGCGTAGCCGTGAAAAAGCCACCTTTTTGGTAGCGAATAAAACCGATGGTATTGATACCGATACTGCTATCCCTGAGTTCTACTCACTGGGGTTGGGGGATATATATTCCATCGCCGCTTCCCACGGCCGTGGTGTGACACAACTGATCGAGCATGTGTTGTTGCCATTCTCCGAAAAAGAGAAAACGGAAGAAGTTGAATTAACGGAAGAAGAAGCCAATGCAGCTTATTGGTCTGAAATAGAGCAGGCTGAATTGGAGGCTGCTGAAGAGGAAGAGAAGGAGGCCGTTTTTGATCCTACTACTTTGCCGCTGAAATTGGCGATTGTTGGTCGTCCAAACGTGGGTAAATCCACATTGACTAACCGTATTCTGGGCGAAGAGCGAGTCGTTGTTTATGACATGCCGGGAACTACCCGAGACAGTATTTATATTCCAATGGAGCGTGATGGCCGCGAATATATCCTGATTGATACAGCAGGGGTTCGTAAACGTGGCAAAGTAACCGAAACGGTTGAGAAATTTTCTGTTATCAAAACGCTTCAGGCCATTGAAGATGCTAATGTTGTTTTGCTGATAGTTGATGCCCGTGAAGGGGTTTCTGATCAGGATCTCTCTCTGCTCGGTTTTATTCTCAATAGTGGGCGCTCTTTGGTTATTGCGGTCAACAAGTGGGATGGCATGAGCCAGGAAGACAGAGATCACGTTAAGGATATGCTGGATTTGCGTCTCGGTTTTGTCGATTTTGCTCGTGTTCACTTTATTTCTGCGCTGCATGGCAGTGGGGTTGGCAACTTATTTGACTCGATTCTGGAAGCTTACGAAAGTGCTACCCATCGCGTTAGTACTTCCATGCTGACTCGTATCATGCATATGGCAGAAGAAGATCACCAGCCGCCGATGATACGTGGGCGCAGAGTTAAAATGAAATATGCCCACGCAGGGGGATATAACCCACCTATCGTGGTGATCCACGGCAATCAGGTGACAAATTTGCCTGATTCTTATAAACGTTACTTGATGAACTACTTCCGTCGCTCTTTAAAAGTCATGGGAACACCTATTCGCATTCAATTTAAAGAAGGGACTAACCCTTATGCGGATAAGAAGAATACTTTGACGGCCACACAGCTTCGTAAACGTAAACGTTTAATGTCGCATTTGAAAAAGCGTTAA
- the bamB gene encoding outer membrane protein assembly factor BamB yields the protein MQLRKTLLVGLVASILLAGCSSEQDTLAMSPLPKVENQFNPRVIWDKSVGSGVGQYYSHLSPVWQGSTVYVADRTGVVKALEVDTGKELWATDLSEKAGFLSSRLPALLSGGLTVSGERLYVGTEQAKVIALDTTNGKVEWESSVAGEALSRPVVSDGLVLIHTGNGLLQALNETNGSAVWSVNMDTPSLSVRGESAPAVAYGAAIVGGDNGRISAVLMSQGQLIWQQRIAQMTGSTEIGRLNDVDMTPVISNNIIYAIAYNGNLVAMDMRSGQLIWKRDIGSVNDMVVTDDHIFIVDQNDRILSLRKNDGVTLWTQSDLLHRNLTAPEMYNGYLVAGDSEGYLHWLNMADGKFVAQHKVDGSGLLSRPVVAGDKLMVQAKDGKVYLYTR from the coding sequence ATGCAACTGCGAAAAACACTCTTGGTTGGGCTGGTTGCTTCTATTCTGTTGGCTGGTTGTTCAAGCGAACAGGATACGCTAGCAATGTCACCGCTGCCGAAGGTTGAAAATCAATTCAATCCCCGTGTAATTTGGGATAAATCAGTCGGAAGCGGTGTTGGGCAATATTATTCTCACTTGTCACCTGTCTGGCAAGGTTCAACGGTTTATGTTGCTGATCGCACCGGTGTCGTTAAAGCACTTGAAGTAGATACGGGTAAAGAGCTGTGGGCCACAGACCTGTCGGAAAAAGCCGGTTTTCTGTCATCCCGTTTACCTGCATTGCTTTCTGGTGGTTTGACCGTGTCAGGTGAGCGCCTGTATGTCGGTACAGAACAGGCAAAAGTCATCGCACTGGATACTACTAACGGTAAAGTTGAATGGGAATCAAGCGTTGCGGGTGAAGCGTTGTCACGTCCCGTGGTGAGTGATGGCCTTGTGTTAATCCACACGGGTAACGGTTTGTTGCAGGCATTGAACGAAACCAATGGTTCCGCTGTCTGGTCAGTCAATATGGATACACCTTCATTGTCAGTCCGTGGTGAATCGGCTCCAGCCGTAGCCTATGGTGCTGCGATTGTTGGTGGTGATAATGGCCGTATTAGTGCGGTTCTGATGTCACAAGGGCAATTGATTTGGCAGCAGCGTATTGCTCAGATGACAGGTTCAACTGAAATCGGCCGCCTGAATGATGTTGATATGACTCCGGTCATTTCTAATAATATTATTTATGCCATTGCTTATAATGGCAATTTGGTGGCAATGGATATGCGTTCCGGCCAGCTTATCTGGAAACGTGATATCGGTTCTGTGAATGATATGGTTGTGACGGATGACCATATTTTCATTGTTGACCAAAACGACCGTATTCTGTCCCTGCGTAAAAATGACGGGGTAACACTGTGGACGCAAAGCGATTTATTGCACCGTAACCTGACAGCACCGGAAATGTACAATGGTTATCTGGTTGCTGGCGATTCTGAAGGTTATCTACATTGGTTGAATATGGCTGATGGCAAATTTGTGGCTCAGCATAAAGTTGATGGTTCTGGCTTGCTGAGTCGCCCGGTTGTTGCCGGAGATAAGCTGATGGTACAGGCGAAGGACGGTAAGGTTTACCTGTATACGCGCTAA
- a CDS encoding YfgM family protein, producing the protein MEVYTTETEQIDVIKRFFANNGKYLAVGLVLGIGVLAGWHYWQSHQTNQLQDTAATFEKLNKSLESGSKESVVATEKFANETNNIYGVMADMDLAKRAVEQNDLAQAEKRLLAASGKAKDENMQALASIRLARVQFAEDKTDAALKTLEQVKGKGWLVAVENIRGDILTKKGDIAGARAAYSRGLEADGPQSLKSSIQIKLNNLSS; encoded by the coding sequence GTGGAAGTCTATACCACTGAAACTGAACAAATTGATGTGATAAAGCGTTTTTTTGCCAACAACGGTAAATATCTTGCTGTTGGCTTGGTGCTGGGCATTGGGGTGCTGGCTGGCTGGCATTACTGGCAGTCTCATCAGACAAACCAGTTGCAGGATACTGCAGCGACGTTTGAAAAATTGAATAAATCATTGGAATCGGGCTCGAAAGAAAGTGTTGTTGCCACAGAAAAATTCGCTAATGAAACGAATAATATCTATGGTGTCATGGCCGATATGGATCTGGCAAAGCGTGCAGTTGAGCAGAATGATTTGGCTCAGGCAGAAAAGCGCTTGTTGGCCGCCTCTGGCAAAGCCAAAGACGAGAATATGCAGGCTTTGGCCAGTATTCGTCTGGCTCGAGTTCAATTCGCAGAAGATAAAACGGATGCTGCACTGAAAACGCTGGAACAGGTCAAGGGGAAAGGTTGGTTGGTAGCTGTTGAGAACATTCGTGGTGATATTCTGACGAAAAAAGGGGATATTGCGGGTGCGCGTGCAGCCTATTCCAGGGGGCTGGAAGCTGATGGCCCACAGTCTTTGAAAAGTAGTATTCAAATTAAACTTAATAATTTATCCAGCTAA
- the hisS gene encoding histidine--tRNA ligase yields MAKNIPAIRGMNDCLPAETAIWQRVESTVKRVLAGYGFSEIRTPIVEQTPLFKRAIGEVTDVIEKEMYTFDDRNGESLALRPENTAGCVRAGIQHGLLYNQEQRLWYIGPMFRYERPQKGRYRQFHQLGAEVFGLQGPDIDAEMILMTARWWRELGIAEHVTLELNSIGSLDARANYREALVAFLEQHKETLDEDCQRRMYTNPLRVLDSKNPEIQVLLNDAPALFDYLDTESKEHFDGVCRILDSAGIKYHLNQRLVRGLDYYNRTVFEWVTSALGAQGTVCAGGRYDGLVEQLGGKSTPAVGFAMGMERMVLLVQEVNPEFVADLAVADVYLSSFGEGSQQAALNLAEQIRDELPELRLMTNHGGGNFKKQLGRADKHGAKVALILGEDEIRAGNITVKDLRNGEQETLSQQAIAARLSELLG; encoded by the coding sequence GTGGCAAAAAATATCCCAGCTATTCGTGGCATGAACGATTGCCTTCCTGCTGAAACCGCCATCTGGCAACGTGTTGAATCTACGGTTAAGCGTGTGCTGGCAGGTTATGGTTTCAGTGAAATCAGAACACCGATTGTAGAGCAGACCCCGTTATTTAAACGCGCAATTGGCGAAGTCACCGATGTGATCGAAAAAGAAATGTACACATTTGACGACCGCAATGGGGAAAGCCTGGCCCTGCGCCCAGAAAATACCGCAGGTTGTGTCCGCGCTGGTATTCAGCATGGTCTGCTGTACAATCAGGAACAGCGCTTGTGGTACATTGGGCCAATGTTCCGCTACGAACGCCCACAAAAAGGCCGCTACCGTCAATTCCATCAGTTGGGTGCTGAAGTTTTTGGCCTGCAAGGGCCGGATATTGACGCTGAAATGATTTTAATGACTGCTCGCTGGTGGCGTGAACTGGGCATCGCTGAACACGTTACACTTGAATTAAACTCCATTGGTTCACTGGACGCCCGTGCGAATTACCGTGAAGCTTTGGTGGCGTTCCTTGAACAGCATAAAGAAACGCTGGACGAAGACTGTCAGCGCCGTATGTATACCAACCCGCTGCGTGTACTGGATTCCAAAAATCCTGAAATTCAGGTTCTTCTTAATGATGCGCCGGCACTGTTTGACTATCTTGATACCGAATCAAAAGAACATTTTGATGGGGTGTGCCGGATTCTGGATAGTGCAGGTATCAAGTATCACCTCAATCAGCGTCTGGTTCGTGGCCTTGATTATTACAATCGTACTGTCTTTGAATGGGTAACTTCTGCATTGGGTGCACAGGGAACAGTCTGTGCGGGCGGTCGTTATGATGGCCTGGTTGAGCAATTGGGTGGGAAATCTACACCAGCAGTAGGCTTTGCAATGGGAATGGAACGTATGGTTCTGTTAGTTCAGGAAGTCAATCCTGAGTTCGTTGCAGATCTGGCTGTTGCGGATGTTTATCTCTCCTCCTTTGGTGAAGGTAGTCAGCAGGCGGCATTGAATCTGGCGGAGCAGATCCGTGATGAGTTGCCTGAATTACGCTTGATGACCAATCATGGTGGTGGCAACTTCAAGAAACAGTTGGGGCGTGCAGATAAGCATGGTGCCAAAGTTGCCCTGATCCTTGGAGAAGATGAAATTCGTGCAGGTAATATCACTGTGAAAGATTTACGTAATGGTGAACAAGAAACGTTGTCACAACAAGCGATTGCAGCACGTTTGAGCGAACTGTTAGGCTAA
- the ispG gene encoding flavodoxin-dependent (E)-4-hydroxy-3-methylbut-2-enyl-diphosphate synthase, producing the protein MHNESPIKRRKSTRIYVGNVPIGDGAPIAVQSMTNTRTNDVEATVRQIKSLERVGVDIVRVSVPTMDAAEAFKSIKQQVNIPLVADIHFDYRIALKVAEYGVDCLRINPGNIGNEERIRQVVDCARHYNIPIRIGVNGGSLEKDIQEKYGEPTPEALVESAMRHVDILDSLNFHQFKVSVKASDVFLAVGAYRLLAQKIDQPLHLGITEAGGARAGAVKSSIGLGLLLSEGIGDTLRISLAADPVEEVKVGFDILKALRIRSRGINFIACPTCSRQEFDVIGTVNALEQRLEDLITPMDVSIIGCVVNGPGEAEVSTLGVTGAKNKSGFYEDGIRQKERFDNNNLIDQLEAKIRAKATILDASNRININQLDE; encoded by the coding sequence ATGCATAATGAATCACCGATAAAAAGACGTAAATCTACACGTATTTATGTCGGTAATGTGCCCATTGGCGATGGCGCACCTATTGCGGTGCAATCAATGACGAACACACGGACAAATGATGTAGAAGCGACGGTCAGGCAGATCAAATCGCTGGAGCGTGTAGGTGTTGATATCGTCCGTGTTTCTGTTCCAACCATGGACGCTGCGGAAGCGTTCAAATCCATCAAACAGCAGGTCAATATTCCTCTCGTTGCTGATATTCATTTCGATTACCGTATCGCATTGAAAGTCGCAGAATATGGCGTTGACTGCCTGCGTATTAACCCCGGCAATATTGGCAATGAAGAACGCATCCGTCAGGTTGTGGATTGTGCTCGTCATTACAATATCCCTATTCGTATTGGGGTTAATGGTGGGTCGCTGGAAAAGGATATACAGGAAAAGTACGGAGAACCAACACCAGAAGCCTTGGTTGAGTCGGCAATGCGGCATGTTGATATACTTGATAGCTTGAACTTTCATCAATTCAAGGTGAGCGTCAAGGCGTCAGATGTCTTTCTGGCTGTCGGTGCTTACCGTTTGCTGGCACAGAAAATCGATCAACCATTACATTTGGGTATTACCGAAGCGGGGGGCGCTCGTGCAGGTGCGGTGAAATCCTCAATTGGTCTGGGGCTTCTGTTGTCTGAAGGGATTGGTGATACATTACGTATTTCGCTGGCGGCTGATCCGGTGGAAGAAGTTAAAGTCGGTTTTGATATCCTTAAGGCATTACGTATCCGCTCAAGGGGGATCAATTTTATTGCCTGCCCGACTTGCTCCCGTCAGGAATTCGACGTCATCGGTACCGTGAATGCGCTTGAACAGCGCCTTGAGGATTTGATTACGCCGATGGATGTCTCCATTATTGGCTGTGTCGTGAATGGTCCCGGGGAAGCTGAAGTTTCAACACTCGGTGTGACTGGTGCAAAAAATAAAAGCGGTTTTTATGAAGATGGCATCCGTCAGAAAGAGCGTTTTGACAACAATAATTTAATTGATCAACTTGAAGCGAAGATCCGTGCCAAGGCCACGATCCTTGATGCAAGTAACCGGATTAACATCAATCAGCTTGATGAATAA
- the rodZ gene encoding cytoskeleton protein RodZ, translating into MKTETYPEEANLTTGQILRQAREKLELSQQTVADRLCLKLSTVRDIEEDNTQSNIALTFLRGYIRAYAKLVQVPESDILSTLNKQMPAKSGKVSPMQSFSSGKKRKKRDGWLMKTTWGVLIVLLGMTGWWWWQNYTAQQKDLASMTTQSDAYNAQTQGDESDLGTSTTDLSQLPDHAKDDNSVAAAQEETSSVLANPAANSNTSSPGNQSVVNSVPATTNTAPNSAVNTLSADVNNTSAVNSNELVMNFKARCWLQITDANGKTLFMGTKDKGSSLKLSGALPYKLKIGAPTAVDIQFQGKTVDMTRFVKVNRIAQLKLPENN; encoded by the coding sequence ATGAAGACTGAAACTTACCCAGAAGAAGCCAATCTGACAACGGGTCAGATTCTGCGCCAGGCTCGTGAAAAACTTGAGCTTTCTCAGCAAACTGTGGCAGATCGTTTGTGTCTCAAACTGTCCACTGTTCGTGATATTGAAGAAGATAATACGCAGTCAAATATCGCCCTGACATTCTTACGTGGATATATTCGGGCTTATGCGAAACTTGTCCAAGTCCCTGAATCCGATATTTTAAGTACATTAAATAAACAAATGCCCGCTAAGTCTGGGAAAGTTTCCCCGATGCAAAGCTTTTCGTCAGGAAAAAAGCGGAAAAAACGTGATGGTTGGTTGATGAAAACAACGTGGGGCGTGCTCATTGTGCTGCTGGGAATGACTGGGTGGTGGTGGTGGCAGAATTACACCGCGCAGCAAAAAGACTTAGCTTCAATGACAACACAATCTGATGCTTATAACGCCCAGACGCAAGGAGATGAAAGTGACTTGGGCACTTCAACAACAGATCTAAGTCAACTACCTGACCATGCTAAAGATGATAACTCAGTTGCTGCGGCTCAAGAAGAAACCTCTTCAGTATTAGCAAATCCGGCAGCGAACAGCAATACATCATCGCCGGGCAATCAATCAGTTGTAAATTCAGTACCAGCGACAACTAATACAGCACCAAATTCTGCTGTGAATACATTATCGGCTGACGTGAATAATACCAGTGCGGTTAACAGTAATGAACTGGTGATGAATTTTAAGGCAAGATGCTGGTTACAGATTACGGATGCCAATGGTAAGACTTTGTTCATGGGCACAAAAGATAAAGGCAGTAGTCTGAAACTTTCAGGTGCCTTGCCTTATAAGCTGAAAATTGGTGCGCCTACGGCGGTTGATATCCAGTTTCAGGGAAAAACCGTGGACATGACTCGTTTTGTCAAGGTGAACCGTATTGCCCAACTGAAATTGCCAGAAAATAATTAA
- a CDS encoding bifunctional tRNA (adenosine(37)-C2)-methyltransferase TrmG/ribosomal RNA large subunit methyltransferase RlmN yields the protein MSQLNETVQPSTAAVSVTPEKKNGKINLLDLNRKQMRQFFIDMGEKPFRADQVMKWMYHYCYDDFEQMTDINKVLRMKLQQVAEIKAPEVAEEQRSADGTIKWAITVGDQQVETVYIPEDERATLCVSSQVGCALECKFCSTAQQGFNRNLRVSEIIGQVWRAAKIIGSLKSSGRRPITNVVMMGMGEPLLNLNNVVPAMEIMMDDFGFGLSKRRVTLSTSGVVPALDKLGDMVDVALAISLHAPTDDVRDEIVPINRKYNIEEFLAGVRRYLAKSNANQGRVTVEYVMLDHVNDSVEQAHQLAECLKDTPSKINLIPWNPFPGAPYGRSSNSRIDRFSKVLMEYGFTTIVRKTRGDDIDAACGQLAGDVIDRTKRTLKKRLAGEPIQVKPV from the coding sequence ATGTCCCAACTTAACGAAACCGTACAACCTTCAACCGCCGCTGTATCTGTCACTCCTGAAAAGAAAAACGGCAAGATCAATCTGCTTGATCTTAACCGTAAACAAATGCGTCAATTTTTTATCGATATGGGGGAAAAGCCTTTTCGTGCCGATCAAGTCATGAAATGGATGTACCACTATTGCTATGACGATTTTGAGCAGATGACTGATATCAATAAAGTGCTCAGAATGAAATTGCAGCAGGTGGCAGAAATCAAAGCACCTGAAGTGGCAGAAGAACAGCGTTCTGCGGATGGCACCATTAAATGGGCAATTACTGTTGGTGATCAACAGGTTGAAACGGTTTATATCCCAGAGGATGAGCGCGCGACATTATGTGTTTCATCTCAGGTCGGATGTGCTTTAGAGTGTAAATTCTGTTCCACTGCCCAGCAGGGATTTAACCGTAACCTGCGGGTTTCCGAAATTATTGGTCAAGTCTGGCGTGCCGCTAAAATTATTGGCTCGCTGAAATCCAGTGGTCGTCGCCCAATCACCAATGTCGTCATGATGGGGATGGGAGAACCATTGCTTAACTTAAACAATGTCGTGCCCGCTATGGAAATCATGATGGATGATTTCGGTTTTGGATTGTCAAAACGCCGCGTGACGTTGTCAACATCTGGTGTAGTGCCTGCTTTAGACAAATTGGGCGATATGGTTGATGTTGCACTGGCAATTTCCCTGCATGCACCTACCGATGATGTCCGTGACGAAATCGTGCCGATTAACCGCAAGTACAATATCGAAGAATTTTTGGCGGGAGTGCGTCGCTATTTGGCAAAATCTAATGCCAATCAAGGGCGGGTTACGGTGGAATATGTGATGCTTGATCACGTCAATGACAGCGTGGAACAGGCACATCAATTGGCGGAATGCCTAAAAGATACACCAAGCAAAATCAACTTGATCCCATGGAACCCGTTCCCGGGAGCACCTTATGGGCGTAGCTCCAACAGCCGGATTGACCGTTTTTCGAAAGTCCTGATGGAATATGGTTTTACGACTATTGTGCGTAAAACGCGAGGGGATGATATTGATGCCGCATGTGGGCAGCTTGCTGGTGATGTTATTGATAGAACAAAACGGACACTGAAAAAACGTCTGGCAGGTGAACCAATTCAGGTAAAACCAGTCTAA
- the ndk gene encoding nucleoside-diphosphate kinase: MTIERTFSIIKPNAVKKDAIGSIYARFESAGFKIIAAKMLYLTREQAEGFYAEHKGRPFFDGLVEFMTSGPIVVQVLEGENAVQRHRDLMGATNPDNALAGTLRADYADSFTENAVHGSDSIESANREIAYFFSDDEIFPRH; encoded by the coding sequence ATGACGATTGAACGTACTTTTTCCATTATTAAGCCTAATGCTGTGAAGAAAGATGCTATCGGTTCTATTTATGCCCGTTTTGAAAGTGCAGGGTTTAAAATCATCGCAGCCAAAATGCTGTATTTAACACGTGAGCAGGCTGAAGGTTTTTACGCTGAGCACAAAGGCCGTCCTTTCTTTGATGGTCTGGTAGAATTTATGACTTCTGGCCCAATTGTGGTACAGGTTCTGGAAGGTGAAAATGCGGTTCAGCGCCATCGTGATCTGATGGGTGCTACCAACCCGGACAATGCACTGGCCGGTACTCTGCGTGCGGACTATGCAGATAGCTTTACTGAAAATGCGGTTCACGGTTCAGACTCCATTGAATCTGCAAACCGTGAGATTGCTTATTTTTTCAGTGATGATGAAATCTTCCCCCGCCACTGA